The nucleotide window CGGCCCGCGGGCAGCAGGCGGCAGAACCGCCGCGAAGAGCTGGAGCGGCGCCTGTTCGCGGCCACCGAGGAGCTCGTCGCCCAGGGCGACGGCTTCACCGAGCTGAGCGTGGAGCGCCTCGCCGCGGCGGCGGGCATCTCCCGGTCCACGTTCTACGTCCACTTCGAGGACAAGGGCGACCTGGTCCGCCGGCTCGCCACCACGGTGCTGGCCGAGCTCCGCGAGGTGTCGGCCACCTGGTGGGCGACGGCCGACCCGGCCGGCCTCACCGCGGCCATCACGGCGATCGTCGAGGTGTACCGCCGCCGCGCGGCGGCCTTCACGATCATCACCGAAACAGCGGCGTACGACCCGACGGTCGCGGCCGAGGTGCGCACGCTGATGCAGTCGATCATCAACGCCACCCGCGAGGCGATCGAGCGCGGCCAGGCGGCGGGCGTGATGCGCCGGGTCCGCCCGGCCGAGACCGCGGCGCTCCTCACCTGGATGGTCGAGCGCGCGGGCTACCAGCTGGTCCGCACCACGGACCCGGCCCAGGACGAGAACGTGGTGGAAGCACTGACCGACATCATCCGGGCGACGCTCTACACCGCGACCCCCTGACGGCAGCGCCTTCGTCGACGAGATTCGTTGATCGCGCGTCGCACCTTGTTCGCCGGTCGAGACGCTCGGGGGAGTCGCCGGGCCGGTGTCAACGAACCTCGGACGCGCGACACTACTTGCAGAACGACAGCGTGGGCCGGATCCAGGTCCGCAATCACCGGTTGCACGCGGGGTGGCGGGCGGTCCCG belongs to Amycolatopsis tolypomycina and includes:
- a CDS encoding TetR/AcrR family transcriptional regulator — encoded protein: MPSVTRPAGSRRQNRREELERRLFAATEELVAQGDGFTELSVERLAAAAGISRSTFYVHFEDKGDLVRRLATTVLAELREVSATWWATADPAGLTAAITAIVEVYRRRAAAFTIITETAAYDPTVAAEVRTLMQSIINATREAIERGQAAGVMRRVRPAETAALLTWMVERAGYQLVRTTDPAQDENVVEALTDIIRATLYTATP